TCTAACTTTTAGATTTGTCGCAAGTTTTATTGCGGATTAGGCGGTAAGATTCTATTAGCAATTTTTTGTGCGATAGGGGAAATGATAAATGCAGCTGGGAATGCGATAGGCCAAGCAAATAAAAAGGCATTTAACCAAGCGCTATAAAACTCTAGTGCCATCGGCGAAATCTTTAGCGCCATGATGCAACCACTCATAATCGCAGCCATAAAAAATGACATTAGACCCGCCATTATTAATCGATATTTTAGTTGGTAAGACATTTTTCAGCGCTATTCCTTGTCCATGTTGATCGCAGTGCAGCCCTTTTTACAGCCAATGTGAACTTGTTCTTTATTAGAGTCCAACATAGTGATAGGTTGGTTACAGGTGGGGCACAAAACTTTATCGCCTTTGAATACCTTTTTAATAAGATTGCGTTGTTGATGGAAAGATGCCGAAGCATTTTTGTTAAGCGCTGAAAAATCGAGTTTGTTCATATTGTGTTTTATAAAGTTAGGCGAGGCCTAAGTTTACTATGGAACTCGGTTAGTTTCTATTTCTCGCTTGATGTCACATTCTAAAGTTGTTAGCATTTTATGGAAAAGTTTCCGATAGGAAACTTGAAGTCCGATGAGCTAGTAAGGACTTGAGGAATAAAATAATTTAGCGCAATAATGATAATTCCTAACTAATTTTTAAAATTTCCTGATTTAGTACTGCTGCTATATTACGCTGTTATAGCGGTACGCATCATCAAATTTGTATTTGTAAGTAGTAAAACTGGTTACTGATATGGATGTCACAAATTGATTCAACGCAACCAGACGCAGTTGCAAACAGTGTATTTTGTACTTAACTAGACGAGTTAAGTACTTTACTTATTTCTATCGACCAAACCTCATTTAGGAGGAACTATGAAGAAATCTCGTTTTTTACCTTATTTTGTGGGATGTGCAGCGCTTTCAGCATCTGGATTATCTTTGGCAAATGATGCTGAAATTGAAAGTCTGAAAAAGCGTTTAGCAGCGTTGGAAAAGAAACAGACTATCACCGAACAGCGCTCTAGCAGCGGCAAGTTTTACACCACATTAAGACCCAGCCTAACCCATAATAACGGTGATGACTCTAATATCGATGTCACTGATTTTCTTTCCCACGCAGGCTTTTATTTTGAGCATGAACTAGCTAATGGCTGGACGGGTATTGGCCATGGCGAATGGTCGGTCGATATTTCCAATAATGGTGACTTCGGCAAAGCACGACGTGCTTATGTCGGTATTGATAGTCCTTATGGCCGAGTTGCAATAGGTAAACAACGTCCGGTGCACTACCTGCTAATTGCAGAATATGTCGATATTTTTAATCATGCTAATGCGCCTTTCGCTTATGATAACTACAGCCCGTTCTTTGTTAATAATCTAGTGACTTACAAGAAACAGTGGCAGCATGTGTCGTTTTTAGCTCATGCGCAATTTAACGGTTTAGAATCTGACGATGCTGCCGATATGGTAAATGTGGGAATAAGCTATGATCGCGATGATCTTCATTTGGCGGTGGCTTATTTAACACAAGATTTTGCTGACGCTAACAATGAGCAGCAAGTGGGAGAAACAGCAGACACCATTGCACTATCAGCTGCTAATAAATTTGATAATGGTTTTTACATTGCGGCGGCTTGGCAAGAGCGTGATTTAGAAGTGATAGGTGGTAGCGACTCCACCCAAACAACAGTTGACGTTTCTATGGCCTATCCACTCTCGAAGAAATACACAGTGAAAGCGGGATACTTTCATTTAGATAATGACGCACCAGAATCTGTGAATAACTCACATCATGGGATCAATGTGACGTTAGAACATCACTTCTCTGATAATTTTCAAATTCACGGCGAAGTGCTGCGTAAAACTTTTGATTATCAAGAAGACTCTACTGCAGTTAGCATAGGTCTTAAGTACAACTTTTCAATGAAATGGCAAGCCGGTTCGAAGGCTAACTAATCTCAGCGCTTATAGGAGAGTGTTATGCAATTTAAATTTAAACTAGTCGGTGCAACGTCCATTATCTTGTTGTTATCACTGAGTTTACTTTCACTTAATCAATATTTGAATGTTAAGAGCAGCCTCGATGAAATGGTTGAAGAAAGCATTGATGAAATCAGTAATGGCTTGTCTGAGAATATTGCCAGCATTATGGAAGGCAAGAAAATCTTAGGCGGCTATGTGATGGATCTCATTGAAGATGACGTATCTGTCGAAAATATTGATCGCATTTATACCAAGCCAGCCGTTCGCGAAGCATTTATTTTAGCTGGTGTGGGTTTTGAATCAGATGGCTCTATCGTTGATAACGACCCTAATTGGAATCCTGCTCCAGGCTATGATTCACGTAAGCGTCCTTGGTATATCGAAGCCAAGCGAGCTAATAAAATTATTTATACGGCGCCATACCCAGATAGTGTGACCAAAGAAATTGTTGTATCCATGGGTATTCCGATGGATAAAGATGGCAGTTTTCACGGCGCAATGTTCCTAGATGTTAGCTTATCTGGCTTAGGTGAAATCCTCAATAAAGTTGCGATAATGAAATCGGGATATGCATTTCTTGTCAGTAGCGACGGCCAAATTATTTCTCATCCAGAAGTGAGCTACAACGGCAAAATGATGACAGATTATTTTGGACGTTCACTTAATATCAATGGCAATGAGTTTGAGCATTTCGAGTTAAATGGTCAAAAATGGATGACTAAATTCACAAAGGTTAACGGTGTAGACTGGTATCTAGGTGTCGCAATTGACGAAGAGCAAGTTAACGCGTTAGCGACATCGCTGCGTAATCAAGCGGTATTCTATTCTCTTGCGGCCTTGGTCTTTGGTGTTATTGCGATGCTAGCCCTGATCAAGCGCTTAATGCGTCCATTAGATGAGATTTCTACCGCGATGCAGGATATTGCTGGTGGCGAAGGGGATTTAACTCAGCGTTTATCAACTAAAGGCGACGTTGAATTCGCAACACTTGCACGTGGATTTAATGCATTTGCGATTAACCTACAATCACTTATTGGTGATTGTAAGTCACTGGCAACTGATATTGCTCACAACGCAGAGCAAACCACGCAAGGGGCTGAAGAAGCGGTTAACGCTATGCATCAACAGCTATCTGAATTAGAGCAGTTGGCTACCGCAATGAATGAAATGTCTTCAACCGCGCTCGAAGTATCTGGTTACGCGAAACAAGCAGCTGATTCGGCGTCTGAAGCTGATATTGCAGCTCAGCAAGGGGCATCTATTGTTAGCGATACCTCTGAATCGATTCTTTCATTATCGCGTCACATCGAAGATGCCGTGAATGAAGTGAAGCAACTTGAGGAATCAACTGCATCAATCGAAACTATTTTGTCAGTAATCAATGGTATTGCTGAGCAAACTAACCTGTTAGCACTAAACGCGGCAATCGAAGCGGCGCGTGCCGGTGAGCAGGGACGAGGTTTTGCGGTTGTTGCAGATGAAGTTCGTAACCTTGCACAGCGTACTCAAGAGTCAACATCTGAAATCAAGAATATGATTGATGTGTTGCAACAAGGCTCAATGTCGGTAGCTAACGTGATGTCACAATCACAAGAAGAGGCAACTGATTGTGTCGATAAAGCACAGTCTGCTAACGAAGCGCTAAGCAGTATCAGCAAGGCGATTAATCAAATTACCGAAATGAACTTGCAAATAGCTTCAGCGGCCCAAGAGCAAAGCTTGGTTGCGGAAGAAGTGAATCGCAATACCACCAATATTAAGGACTTGTCGCAAAAGGTTGTAGATAACGCGCAAACAACTAATACTGCGATGGAAGAGCAACGGGAAGTGACGCAAAAACAACACGGCTTGTTGAGTCGCTTCACCATCTAGAACTGGTTTTTCTTTTCTCTCCCAAACACTTTTATTATTCTGATAAAGGTGTTTTGGGAGTTCGCTCAATGTTTTCCCCATCATTAACATGTTATGTTCAAACGGATTTCTAATAACAGTTCCAACATCGGAATTTGTTAGCTAAAGGATTTTTATGATTGTTTATAATTTTGGTTCGATAAACATTGATCATGTTTATCGAGTTTCGCATTTCGTCCGTCCCGGTGAGACCATGACATCTAATGATTATCAGCAGGTGTTAGGTGGTAAGGGAGCCAATCAATCTATTGCCCTCGGACGCGCTCAATGCCAGGTAAAACACGTTGGCGCAATTTCTCACAGTGATAAAGGCCTGTTAGAGGTTTTAAAAAACAGCAATGTTGACGTGTCTGAAGTTGTTTTGGGCGATGTACCCACTGGTCACGCCATTATTCAAGTTAATGATGAAGCTGAAAATGCCATTGTCTTATTTGCTGGTGCTAACCACTGTATTACTTCGCAGCAGATTGATAGCGTCTTAAGTCAAGCATCGAAAGATGATTGGGTTTTACTGCAAAATGAAACTAATAATATTGATGTCATTATCGAACGTGCAAAGCACTTTGGATTATCGGTAGCCTTTAATCCTGCACCGATGAATGCTGATGTAGTTAAGCCATTAATTGAACATATCGATTTACTGATTGTGAATGAAGTTGAAGCGATGGATCTCTGTGGTGTTGACTCTGTTGCTAGCGCGCAGCAGCAATTACAAACCAGCTATCCAGAATTAAAAGTGATGCTGACCTTAGGTAGTCAAGGGGTACGTTACTTACATCAAAACAATGTTGTTGAAGTCAATGCATTTAGTGTTGATGCGGTTGATACAACTGCCGCTGGCGATACCTTTATTGGCTATGCATTAGCTGGATTACAATCTATTTCTTATAAGCATCAGTCTGGTAATGACGAACAATCCGTAGAACAAGTATTGCGCCGAGCTTGTGCTGCATCGGCACTGTGTGTCACTAAACATGGCGCATCTAGCGCTATTCCACCTTTAGCAAGCGTTAACGAGTTTTTGGAGCAGCACGATGCGTAAAATTATTATAGATACCGATCCGGGGATCGATGACGCTATGGCCATCTTGTTGGCGCTAAAATCTAAAGAATTAGATGTATTAGCGTTAACCACAACTTTTGGTAATGTTGCCGTCGATTTAGCCACTAAAAATGCACTTACGCTGTTAGAGCTCGCTGGTAGTGATATTCCTGTAGCCGGTGGGGTTGCCAAACCTATCGCTGCGCCGCAATTGGCGCCGCCTGATTTTGTTCATGGTAGCGATGGCTTTGGTAACATCAACTGGCCAGAATCGACTCGCCAAGCCGATGAGCGAAGCGCAGCGCAGTTAATTGTTGATACAGTGCATCAATACCCTAATCAAGTGTCTCTCATTGCCTTGGGTCCACTGGGTAACTTTGCTAAGGCACTAGAACTCGATCCAACCATTGTCGATTTAGTCGACGAAGTGATTTTAATGGGCGGCGCAGCTGAAGAAAAAGGCAATGTAACACCAGTTGCTGAAGCGAACATTATTAACGATCCTCACGCGGCCGACATTGTATTTGGCGCCTCGTGGCCTGTGACTATGATTGGATTAGATGTAACCCATCAGGTGATCATGGATAATGATTTGTTGAGCCATATTCGCGATAACAATGGCACTCAAGGGGACTTTCTTTATCAGGCGACCCAATTCTACTTTGAGTTTTACAACAAAACCTTTGGCATCGAAGGCTGTTTCGTTCACGATGCTTCTACCATTATCTACGCCATGGCACCTGACGTATTTAAATCAGAGCCGCGCGTGATTCGCGTAGCAACCGAAGGGGTAGGCATTGGTCAAACTATTACTGCTAAGGTTGGCCAGCAATTTGCGCTCGATTTCTGGGAGAATCGTCCCGCGACTAATGTGTGTTTAGAAGTAGACAGCGTGCGATTGTTATCAATCGTTAAAAATGTGTTTGGCTAATAACAGTTAAACACAAATAAGCACAATAAATTACCTCAGGTTTATATGTTAAAACCAGCTGCCGTGTTAAGGTGAGCTGGTTTTTTATTGATTTTTATTTGAATTATTTACGGAAAATAATGAGCACTATTGTCGAGCGTCGTCCAGCGGTGGAATTTGATCACCTGAGCTTCTTAAATCAACCACTGTTACAGCGAATTTATGCAAGTCGCGGGATTAATTCTGCGACAGAATTGGAATATCAACTTAAGAACCTGCTTAACCCAGCGATGCTTAAAGATACCGACAAGGCTGCGCAACTACTTTTCCAAGCCATTACGACAGGGCAAAAAATAACTATTGTCGGTGATTTTGACGCCGATGGCGCAACTTCTACCGCATTATCGATGCTAACACTCCGCCGTTTTGGGGCGACAGATGTCGACTACATCGTCCCTAATCGCTTTGATTTTGGATACGGCCTGTCGGTACCCATTGTTGATATAGCCCATCAACAAGGCACCAAAGTTATTATGACTGTAGATAACGGTATTTCATCGATTGATGGTATCGCCCATGCGAAAGCGCTTGGAATGACAGTAATCGTAACCGACCATCATCTTGCTGGTGAGCAGCTTCCGCAAGCTGATGCTATCGTCAATCCTAATCAGCCTGATTGTCAGTTTGCGAGTAAAAATTTAGCGGGTGTCGGTGTGGCATTTTATGTGATGTTGGCACTGCGCGCTGAGATGAGAAAAGCCAATTATTTCGCGAAAACTGGTTTGCAAGAGCCAAACATGGCGGAGTTTTTAGATATCGTCGCCTTGGGCACAGTGGCTGATGTTGTTGTGTTAGATAGTAATAACCGCATTTTAGTTGAGCAGGGATTAGCACGTATCAAAGCGGGACGCACCCGCCCTGGTATTCGCGCATTGCTTGAAATTGCTAAGCGAAACCTTGAGCGCATCGTCGCGAGTGATATGGGATTTGCGATAGGTCCACGCCTTAACGCAGCAGGGCGCTTAGATGATATGTCACTAGGTATCGAGTGTCTACTAACCAACAACGAGCAACACGCGAGAGAGATAGCCAGCGAGCTTGATGGGTTTAATAAAGATCGCCGTGCCATTGAAGCAGGCATGCAGCAAGAGGCGCTCAAGATTATTGAGCAATTGCCATTTACCCAAGACGGCGGGGAAGTTCCTTATGCCTTTGCCCTCTTTCATCCAGAGTGGCATCAGGGGGTGAGTGGCATTGTAGCTTCACGTATTAAGGAGAAGTTTCATCGTCCGGTAATCGTATTTGCCGACGCTGGCGATGGTGAGCTAAAAGGATCGGGGCGCTCGATTGAAGGGTTACACTTGCGCGATTTGTTAGAGCGCATTAATACGCTTGCTCCCGGGATGATTTTGAAATTTGGTGGCCATGCGATGGCGGCAGGACTTTCCATCAAAGAGAGTGACTATCCAGCATTTGCTAAATTGTTTGAAGCGCAGGCACAAGCAACACTATTACCTGAGCAGTTAAGCGGAAAAATCCTTACCGACGGTGAACTCCATAGTCAAGATTTCACGATTGAAACCGCTGCTCTACTTCGCGATGCTGGCCCTTGGGGGCAAGGATTTTCAGAACCATGCTTTGACGGGCGTTTTCGTGTAGTGCAACAACGCATTGTCGGTGAAAAACATCTTAAATTGGTGCTAGAGCCAGAAGGCAGTATGATGGTTGTTGATGCTATTGCTTTTAACGTCGATTTACAAACGTGGCCAAACCCTAACATTCAATGGGTAGAAGTTGCCTATAAACTCGATATAAACGAATTTAGAAACAAACTATCACTCCAACTGATGGTCGAACACATTATCCCCTTATGATAAATGATGAGGAATTTACTATGAAAAAATTGTTAGCGTTAAGTGCAGTAGGTTTGTTGTTAGCAGGTTGTGCTACTCAGCCAGATACTTTATCTCGCGTGGAAAAAAATCAAGCTTATGAAACCTATGTTACCGAACATAATATTGCGTCAGTTAAGCGTGTTAACAACTTTAGAATGAATAATTGGCAATCTCTGACAGATAGCTACTTTACTGTCAAAGGACCATTTAAGAAGCATTATCTGATTGCGTTAAAAGGGCGTTGTAGTGATTTAGATTATGCCCAAACCCTAATTACGCATCAGACAACATCATCGCAGCTATCAAAGAATTTCGATGCGGTATCTGTGCCGACTTACCCTCACTTTAAATGCTATATCAAAGAGATTTATCCAATCTCTAAAGAGCAGCATAAAGAGATAGCGGCAATTGGCAAGCCGCCTAAGAACGAAGAATAAAAGGACGAACATTAAAAAAGCCCTCAATGATTGTCATTGAGGGCTTTTTATTTGGGAAAGAGGATTATTTAGCTGGCGCTAACTCATTTTCTCCACACTGACTATCGTCATTTTGATTGTTGCTCTGAGCACTCGACTTGATGCGCTTAGCTACAAAAGCCAGCAATAAAGCGCTGACAATAAATGAAGCATCGACAGCGATAGTCGAATATTGCTGCGCGTTAAACAGCGCGATTAGTGTTTCAGAATACATTGCGTATCCAGCGACTACTGTCACTACTAGTGCTACCGAACATAAGTAGAGTGACTGTTGCAGCGCTAAACGGTAATTGCGGCGAACGACTGGCAGTGCATAGACAATAGCGCATAACGCGAGTAGTCCCCAAAAACCATTAGCAACAACATTTGCACGTTCCATTGTTGCTTCAGCAAGAACGCGTTCTACGATAAAGGACATTGCTGTAGCCACCATGATTCCGGCGCTACTTAATAAGGTGACATAACGAGCAATGGTTAATGTGCGGGCTGAGAAGTTACGTTGTTTTTCACGCTTCTCTAGCCAAATCAAATTACCAGTCATTATTAAGCCACATACTGCGAAGCCGAGGAATAAATAGATAAACCTCAAATCAAGTGAAGCGAAATTACCGTAATGTAATTTACGTAAAACGCCCGTGCCAACAACAAGTGAATTGGGCTTTGTACTGTCAGAGCGAACGACGATTTCGCCAGTCGTCAATGAATATGTATTGGTGTAGCCGGTCGTTAGCTCGCTGTTATCTGTAGAAAATAGTTGCACTAATCCGCTTTCGTCACCGTAGTTGTAAAGTCGTACAAAACGTGGCGCCGAATTAAATTCTGCAGTAACTTCGCTGATCAAATCATCGATATTTATACGTGGTGTAGGCTTGTCTTGCCACTGTGGCGCTATAGTTTCAAAGCCTGCGTCCTTGAGTAGCGCTTCGCCATCACCTTTGTACACCGTGATTGCAAAAGCGACTTGATAAATGATGACTAAGTTAAATATAAGACCACTGATGGCATACATAATGGTAAATGGTAGGCTAACAACACCAACTACGTTGTGCATGTCTAGCAGTTGACTGCGCTTGTGATTGCCAGCGCGGTACTGAAAGAAGTTACTTATTAGCTTTCTAGCGTGGATGAAAATGCCTGAGATTAGCGCAAATAAGAAAAACAACGTCACAAATCCAAGGATGTATTTACCTTGTGGAATATTGAGATCGTAATGCAAATGATAGATAAACTCTGCTAATTCAAATTTACTTTCCTCGCTGATGATTTCGCCGGTCACTGGATCGATAAGCAAGTCGTCATAGTGCGGTTCAACAGGACGATCTTTAATATCGAT
This portion of the Psychrobium sp. MM17-31 genome encodes:
- a CDS encoding DUF2798 domain-containing protein; this encodes MSFFMAAIMSGCIMALKISPMALEFYSAWLNAFLFAWPIAFPAAFIISPIAQKIANRILPPNPQ
- a CDS encoding porin codes for the protein MKKSRFLPYFVGCAALSASGLSLANDAEIESLKKRLAALEKKQTITEQRSSSGKFYTTLRPSLTHNNGDDSNIDVTDFLSHAGFYFEHELANGWTGIGHGEWSVDISNNGDFGKARRAYVGIDSPYGRVAIGKQRPVHYLLIAEYVDIFNHANAPFAYDNYSPFFVNNLVTYKKQWQHVSFLAHAQFNGLESDDAADMVNVGISYDRDDLHLAVAYLTQDFADANNEQQVGETADTIALSAANKFDNGFYIAAAWQERDLEVIGGSDSTQTTVDVSMAYPLSKKYTVKAGYFHLDNDAPESVNNSHHGINVTLEHHFSDNFQIHGEVLRKTFDYQEDSTAVSIGLKYNFSMKWQAGSKAN
- a CDS encoding methyl-accepting chemotaxis protein — encoded protein: MQFKFKLVGATSIILLLSLSLLSLNQYLNVKSSLDEMVEESIDEISNGLSENIASIMEGKKILGGYVMDLIEDDVSVENIDRIYTKPAVREAFILAGVGFESDGSIVDNDPNWNPAPGYDSRKRPWYIEAKRANKIIYTAPYPDSVTKEIVVSMGIPMDKDGSFHGAMFLDVSLSGLGEILNKVAIMKSGYAFLVSSDGQIISHPEVSYNGKMMTDYFGRSLNINGNEFEHFELNGQKWMTKFTKVNGVDWYLGVAIDEEQVNALATSLRNQAVFYSLAALVFGVIAMLALIKRLMRPLDEISTAMQDIAGGEGDLTQRLSTKGDVEFATLARGFNAFAINLQSLIGDCKSLATDIAHNAEQTTQGAEEAVNAMHQQLSELEQLATAMNEMSSTALEVSGYAKQAADSASEADIAAQQGASIVSDTSESILSLSRHIEDAVNEVKQLEESTASIETILSVINGIAEQTNLLALNAAIEAARAGEQGRGFAVVADEVRNLAQRTQESTSEIKNMIDVLQQGSMSVANVMSQSQEEATDCVDKAQSANEALSSISKAINQITEMNLQIASAAQEQSLVAEEVNRNTTNIKDLSQKVVDNAQTTNTAMEEQREVTQKQHGLLSRFTI
- a CDS encoding ribokinase; this translates as MIVYNFGSINIDHVYRVSHFVRPGETMTSNDYQQVLGGKGANQSIALGRAQCQVKHVGAISHSDKGLLEVLKNSNVDVSEVVLGDVPTGHAIIQVNDEAENAIVLFAGANHCITSQQIDSVLSQASKDDWVLLQNETNNIDVIIERAKHFGLSVAFNPAPMNADVVKPLIEHIDLLIVNEVEAMDLCGVDSVASAQQQLQTSYPELKVMLTLGSQGVRYLHQNNVVEVNAFSVDAVDTTAAGDTFIGYALAGLQSISYKHQSGNDEQSVEQVLRRACAASALCVTKHGASSAIPPLASVNEFLEQHDA
- a CDS encoding nucleoside hydrolase — its product is MRKIIIDTDPGIDDAMAILLALKSKELDVLALTTTFGNVAVDLATKNALTLLELAGSDIPVAGGVAKPIAAPQLAPPDFVHGSDGFGNINWPESTRQADERSAAQLIVDTVHQYPNQVSLIALGPLGNFAKALELDPTIVDLVDEVILMGGAAEEKGNVTPVAEANIINDPHAADIVFGASWPVTMIGLDVTHQVIMDNDLLSHIRDNNGTQGDFLYQATQFYFEFYNKTFGIEGCFVHDASTIIYAMAPDVFKSEPRVIRVATEGVGIGQTITAKVGQQFALDFWENRPATNVCLEVDSVRLLSIVKNVFG
- the recJ gene encoding single-stranded-DNA-specific exonuclease RecJ codes for the protein MSTIVERRPAVEFDHLSFLNQPLLQRIYASRGINSATELEYQLKNLLNPAMLKDTDKAAQLLFQAITTGQKITIVGDFDADGATSTALSMLTLRRFGATDVDYIVPNRFDFGYGLSVPIVDIAHQQGTKVIMTVDNGISSIDGIAHAKALGMTVIVTDHHLAGEQLPQADAIVNPNQPDCQFASKNLAGVGVAFYVMLALRAEMRKANYFAKTGLQEPNMAEFLDIVALGTVADVVVLDSNNRILVEQGLARIKAGRTRPGIRALLEIAKRNLERIVASDMGFAIGPRLNAAGRLDDMSLGIECLLTNNEQHAREIASELDGFNKDRRAIEAGMQQEALKIIEQLPFTQDGGEVPYAFALFHPEWHQGVSGIVASRIKEKFHRPVIVFADAGDGELKGSGRSIEGLHLRDLLERINTLAPGMILKFGGHAMAAGLSIKESDYPAFAKLFEAQAQATLLPEQLSGKILTDGELHSQDFTIETAALLRDAGPWGQGFSEPCFDGRFRVVQQRIVGEKHLKLVLEPEGSMMVVDAIAFNVDLQTWPNPNIQWVEVAYKLDINEFRNKLSLQLMVEHIIPL
- a CDS encoding DUF6491 family protein, producing the protein MKKLLALSAVGLLLAGCATQPDTLSRVEKNQAYETYVTEHNIASVKRVNNFRMNNWQSLTDSYFTVKGPFKKHYLIALKGRCSDLDYAQTLITHQTTSSQLSKNFDAVSVPTYPHFKCYIKEIYPISKEQHKEIAAIGKPPKNEE
- a CDS encoding PepSY-associated TM helix domain-containing protein — protein: MNKEFIKRLTLAHGWLGLIFSGLLFIIFFAGSIALFRQEITNWAMQPHYPVTQGEQISVERAFEIALEGRDYDAKEHLNMVLPTKENRYFRAIIDIKDRPVEPHYDDLLIDPVTGEIISEESKFELAEFIYHLHYDLNIPQGKYILGFVTLFFLFALISGIFIHARKLISNFFQYRAGNHKRSQLLDMHNVVGVVSLPFTIMYAISGLIFNLVIIYQVAFAITVYKGDGEALLKDAGFETIAPQWQDKPTPRINIDDLISEVTAEFNSAPRFVRLYNYGDESGLVQLFSTDNSELTTGYTNTYSLTTGEIVVRSDSTKPNSLVVGTGVLRKLHYGNFASLDLRFIYLFLGFAVCGLIMTGNLIWLEKREKQRNFSARTLTIARYVTLLSSAGIMVATAMSFIVERVLAEATMERANVVANGFWGLLALCAIVYALPVVRRNYRLALQQSLYLCSVALVVTVVAGYAMYSETLIALFNAQQYSTIAVDASFIVSALLLAFVAKRIKSSAQSNNQNDDSQCGENELAPAK